From Paraburkholderia sabiae, a single genomic window includes:
- the queA gene encoding tRNA preQ1(34) S-adenosylmethionine ribosyltransferase-isomerase QueA, which produces MFTLSDFDFDLPPELIAQIALPERSASRLLEVTGQTTPATFTDRRFAELPECIESGDLLVFNDTKVLKARFLGQKASGGKIEVLVERLTGERTALAQIRASKSPGPGTVLHLADAFDVTVGERVEPFYTLHFPDDCLTLIEQFGRLPLPPYIEHDPDAFDETRYQTVYAQNPGAVAAPTAGLHFDDSIFARLDAKGVERATLTLHVGAGTFQPVRVENIAEHKMHSEWYQLPQSLVDKIAATKARGNRVIAVGTTSMRALEAAARDAEAAGKPLAATSAETDIFITPGYQFRVVDRLVTNFHLPKSTLLMLVSAFAGIETIRAAYRHAIDERYRFFSYGDAMLLTRSDDALNA; this is translated from the coding sequence ATGTTCACGCTTTCCGATTTCGATTTCGACCTGCCGCCCGAGCTGATCGCGCAAATCGCCCTGCCCGAGCGCAGCGCGAGCCGTCTGCTCGAAGTGACCGGGCAGACCACGCCCGCCACCTTTACCGACCGCCGTTTCGCCGAACTGCCCGAGTGCATCGAGTCCGGCGATCTGCTCGTCTTCAACGATACCAAAGTGCTGAAGGCGCGTTTCCTCGGCCAGAAGGCCAGCGGCGGCAAGATCGAGGTGCTGGTCGAGCGGCTGACGGGCGAGCGCACCGCCCTCGCGCAGATTCGCGCGAGCAAGAGTCCGGGTCCGGGCACCGTGCTGCATCTCGCCGATGCGTTCGACGTGACCGTCGGCGAACGCGTCGAGCCGTTCTACACGCTGCATTTCCCCGACGACTGCCTGACGCTGATCGAGCAGTTCGGCCGTCTGCCGCTGCCGCCGTATATCGAGCACGATCCCGACGCGTTCGATGAAACGCGCTATCAGACGGTGTATGCGCAGAATCCGGGCGCGGTCGCAGCACCCACGGCCGGCCTGCATTTCGACGATTCGATCTTCGCGCGGCTGGATGCGAAAGGCGTCGAGCGCGCGACGCTCACGCTGCACGTCGGCGCGGGCACGTTCCAGCCGGTGCGCGTCGAGAATATTGCTGAGCACAAGATGCATAGCGAGTGGTATCAGTTGCCGCAATCGCTCGTCGACAAGATCGCGGCGACCAAGGCGCGTGGCAATCGCGTGATCGCGGTCGGCACGACGTCGATGCGCGCGCTCGAAGCCGCGGCGCGCGACGCCGAAGCCGCCGGAAAACCGCTCGCTGCAACCAGCGCCGAAACCGATATTTTCATCACGCCCGGCTACCAGTTCCGCGTGGTCGACCGGCTGGTGACGAATTTCCACCTGCCGAAGTCGACGCTGCTGATGCTCGTGTCCGCGTTCGCGGGCATCGAGACAATTCGCGCGGCCTATCGACACGCGATCGACGAGCGTTACCGCTTTTTCAGCTATGGCGACGCGATGCTGCTTACGCGCAGCGACGACGCATTGAACGCATAA
- the tgt gene encoding tRNA guanosine(34) transglycosylase Tgt: MTNGHNNAARADGAYLGDHVRPDNGLKFELLKTDGLARRGRLTLNHGVVETPIFQPVGTYGTVKAIQPRELEEIRAQIILGNTFHLWLRPGLETIAAHGGLHGFMGWKRPILTDSGGFQVFSLGDLRKITEDGVTFASPINGDKLFLSPEVSMQIQKVLNSDIVMQFDECTPYATNGVPTSHKEAADSMRMSMRWAKRSIDEFNKLGNPNALFGIVQGGMFEDLRDESLAGLSEIGFHGLAIGGLSVGEPKEDMMRVLNHIGPKLPADMPHYLMGVGTPEDLVAGVAAGVDMFDCVMPTRNARNGWLFTRFGDIKIRNATHKNSMRPLDEQCGCYTCRNFTRGYLHHLHRVGEILGAQLNTIHNLHYYLELMQEMRDAIDAQMFGAFRKQFHENRARGTDQA; encoded by the coding sequence ATGACCAATGGTCACAACAACGCCGCACGCGCCGACGGCGCCTACCTCGGCGACCACGTTCGCCCCGACAACGGCCTCAAATTCGAGCTGCTGAAAACCGACGGCCTCGCGCGCCGCGGCCGCCTGACGCTCAATCACGGCGTCGTCGAAACGCCGATCTTCCAACCCGTCGGCACGTACGGCACGGTCAAGGCGATCCAGCCGCGCGAACTCGAAGAAATCCGCGCGCAGATCATTCTCGGCAACACGTTTCACCTCTGGCTGCGTCCCGGTCTGGAAACGATCGCGGCGCACGGCGGCCTGCACGGCTTTATGGGCTGGAAGCGGCCGATCCTCACGGATTCGGGCGGCTTTCAGGTCTTCTCGCTCGGCGATCTGCGCAAGATCACCGAAGACGGCGTGACGTTCGCATCGCCGATCAACGGCGACAAGCTGTTTCTGTCGCCGGAAGTGTCGATGCAGATCCAGAAGGTGCTGAACTCGGACATCGTGATGCAGTTCGACGAATGCACGCCCTACGCGACCAACGGCGTACCGACCTCGCACAAGGAAGCTGCCGATTCGATGCGCATGTCGATGCGCTGGGCCAAGCGCTCGATCGACGAATTCAACAAGCTCGGCAATCCGAACGCGCTGTTCGGCATCGTCCAGGGTGGCATGTTCGAGGATCTGCGCGACGAGTCGCTCGCGGGGCTGTCGGAGATCGGCTTCCACGGGCTCGCGATCGGCGGGCTGTCCGTCGGCGAGCCGAAGGAAGACATGATGCGCGTGCTGAACCATATCGGTCCGAAGCTGCCCGCCGACATGCCGCACTACCTGATGGGCGTCGGCACGCCGGAAGACCTCGTGGCGGGCGTCGCGGCGGGCGTCGACATGTTCGACTGCGTGATGCCGACCCGCAACGCGCGCAACGGCTGGCTCTTCACGCGTTTCGGCGACATCAAGATCCGCAACGCGACGCACAAGAACTCGATGCGCCCGCTCGACGAGCAATGCGGCTGCTACACCTGCCGCAACTTCACGCGCGGCTATCTGCACCATCTGCATCGCGTCGGCGAAATTCTAGGCGCGCAGCTAAACACGATCCACAACCTGCACTACTACCTCGAACTGATGCAGGAAATGCGCGACGCCATCGACGCGCAGATGTTCGGCGCGTTCCGCAAGCAGTTTCACGAGAATCGCGCACGCGGGACGGATCAGGCTTGA
- the yajC gene encoding preprotein translocase subunit YajC yields MSFITDAFAQGSAAGGAESSLMSFLPLILMFAVLYFIMIRPQMKRQKEHRNMLSAMAKGDEVVTNGGIVGKVTKVGEAYVGVEIAEGTEITVQKASVTTILPKGTLKSL; encoded by the coding sequence GTGTCGTTCATTACCGATGCCTTCGCGCAAGGCAGTGCAGCAGGTGGCGCCGAATCGAGCCTGATGAGCTTCCTGCCGCTGATTCTGATGTTCGCGGTGCTGTATTTCATCATGATTCGCCCGCAAATGAAGCGCCAGAAGGAACACCGCAACATGCTCTCGGCCATGGCGAAGGGCGATGAAGTGGTGACGAACGGCGGCATCGTCGGCAAGGTGACGAAGGTCGGCGAAGCCTACGTTGGCGTCGAAATCGCTGAAGGCACCGAAATCACCGTGCAGAAGGCCTCCGTCACGACCATTCTGCCGAAGGGCACCCTGAAGTCGCTGTAA
- the secD gene encoding protein translocase subunit SecD, protein MNRYPLWKYAVMLVALVIGLVYTLPNFFGEAPAVQVSSGKATVKLDSTTLSQVEAALASSQIKPDDVTFDNSTQNANIRVRLKDTDTQLRVKDLLQKALNSDPSDPQFIVALNLQSASPHWLTALHALPMYLGLDLRGGVHFLLQVDMAGALNKKLDSDASDARTLLRDKGIRDGGVNRTGQTVVVNFADQDVAETARKQLATGVAELQWATQPNPAGGFQVVGTFTPAVQKTVEDAALKQNITTLHNRVNELGVAEPVIQQQGSDRIVVELPGVQDTAKAKDIIGRTATLEARLADPNGLHPNPSDPVPAGDELFTQGNAVPVLLRKAVIFTGDRIIDASAGFDEHQRPSVNIRLDSAGGRAVRSVSRDNIGKPMAMVLFEKGKGEVLTVATIQSELGDRFQITGQPTPQAATDLALLLRAGSLAAPMDIIEERTIGPSLGADNIKKGFHSVVWGFAAIAVFMIAYYMLFGLISMIALSVNLLLLIAVLSMLQATLTLPGIAAIALALGMAIDANVLINERVREELRNGAPPQLAIQNGYAHAWATILDSNVTTLIAGLALLAFGSGPVRGFAVVHCIGIMTSMFSAVFFSRGLVNVWYGGKKKLQSLAIGQVWKPAAADGATAYLDNADQQTDTAAQIAATKAPKPKAKAQAGAQARAGKPTLRNRNAPGGTNKPGSTR, encoded by the coding sequence ATGAATCGTTACCCCCTCTGGAAGTATGCCGTGATGCTGGTGGCGCTCGTCATCGGCCTCGTGTACACGCTGCCCAATTTCTTCGGCGAAGCGCCGGCGGTGCAGGTGTCGAGCGGCAAGGCAACGGTGAAGCTCGATTCGACCACGTTGTCGCAGGTCGAAGCGGCGCTCGCCTCCAGCCAGATCAAGCCCGACGACGTCACGTTCGACAACTCGACGCAAAACGCGAACATCCGCGTGCGTCTGAAGGACACCGACACGCAGCTGCGCGTCAAGGATCTGCTGCAAAAGGCGCTCAACAGCGACCCGAGCGATCCGCAGTTCATCGTTGCGCTGAACCTGCAAAGCGCGTCGCCGCACTGGCTGACCGCGCTGCACGCGCTGCCCATGTACCTCGGTCTCGATCTGCGCGGCGGCGTGCACTTCCTGCTGCAGGTCGACATGGCGGGCGCGCTCAACAAGAAGCTGGACTCCGACGCATCCGATGCGCGCACGCTGCTGCGTGACAAGGGCATCCGTGACGGCGGTGTGAACCGCACGGGCCAGACGGTCGTCGTCAATTTCGCCGATCAGGACGTCGCGGAAACGGCGCGCAAGCAACTGGCAACCGGCGTGGCCGAACTCCAGTGGGCGACGCAGCCGAATCCGGCGGGCGGCTTCCAGGTGGTGGGCACGTTCACGCCCGCCGTGCAGAAGACGGTGGAAGACGCGGCGCTCAAGCAGAACATCACGACGCTGCATAACCGCGTCAACGAACTCGGCGTGGCCGAGCCGGTGATCCAGCAGCAAGGCTCCGACCGCATCGTCGTCGAACTGCCGGGCGTGCAGGATACGGCGAAGGCGAAGGACATCATCGGCCGCACGGCGACGCTCGAAGCGCGCCTCGCCGATCCGAACGGCCTGCATCCGAATCCGTCCGACCCCGTTCCCGCCGGCGACGAACTCTTCACGCAAGGCAACGCCGTGCCCGTGCTGCTGCGCAAGGCCGTGATCTTCACGGGCGACCGCATCATCGACGCGTCGGCGGGCTTCGACGAGCATCAGCGTCCGTCCGTCAACATCCGTCTCGACTCGGCCGGCGGCCGCGCGGTGCGCAGCGTGTCGCGCGACAACATCGGCAAGCCGATGGCGATGGTGCTGTTCGAAAAAGGCAAGGGCGAAGTGCTAACGGTCGCGACGATCCAGTCGGAACTGGGCGACCGCTTCCAGATCACCGGCCAGCCGACGCCGCAAGCCGCAACCGATCTCGCGCTGCTGCTGCGCGCCGGCTCGCTCGCCGCGCCGATGGACATCATCGAAGAACGCACGATCGGCCCGAGCCTCGGCGCCGACAACATCAAGAAGGGCTTCCACTCGGTCGTGTGGGGCTTCGCGGCAATTGCCGTCTTCATGATCGCGTACTACATGCTGTTCGGCCTGATCTCGATGATCGCGCTGTCGGTGAACCTGCTGCTGCTGATCGCCGTGCTGTCGATGCTGCAGGCCACGCTGACCTTGCCGGGCATCGCCGCTATCGCGCTGGCGCTCGGTATGGCCATCGACGCGAACGTGCTGATCAACGAGCGCGTGCGTGAAGAACTGCGCAACGGCGCGCCGCCGCAACTGGCCATCCAGAACGGCTACGCGCATGCATGGGCGACGATTCTCGACTCGAACGTGACGACGCTGATCGCCGGTCTCGCGCTGCTCGCGTTCGGCTCCGGCCCGGTGCGCGGCTTTGCCGTCGTGCACTGTATCGGCATCATGACGTCGATGTTCTCGGCCGTGTTCTTCTCGCGCGGTCTTGTGAACGTGTGGTACGGCGGCAAGAAGAAGCTGCAATCGCTCGCGATCGGCCAGGTGTGGAAGCCCGCTGCCGCCGATGGCGCCACGGCTTACCTCGACAACGCCGACCAGCAGACCGACACGGCTGCACAGATCGCCGCGACCAAGGCGCCGAAGCCCAAGGCCAAGGCTCAGGCGGGCGCGCAAGCCCGCGCTGGCAAACCGACGCTGCGCAATCGCAACGCGCCGGGTGGCACGAACAAGCCGGGTTCGACCCGCTGA
- the secF gene encoding protein translocase subunit SecF — MEFFRIRKDIPFMQRALVFNAISLLTFIAAVFFLLHRGLHLSVEFTGGTVIEVQYPGAVPLEPVRETLTKIGYGDAQVQNFGTSRDVLIRLPLKQGLTSAQQSDQVMASLKGQDADAKLQRVEFVGPQVGKELATDGLLALACVVAGIVIYLSFRFEWKYAVAGVIANLHDVVIILGFFAFFQWEFSLSVLAAVLAVLGYSVNESVVIFDRIRETFRRERKMSVIEVINHAITSTMSRTIITHGCTQMMVLSMFLFGGPTLHYFALALTVGILFGIYSSVFVAAALAMWFGVKREDLLKDKKERHDPNDPNAGAQV, encoded by the coding sequence ATGGAATTTTTCCGCATCCGTAAAGACATTCCGTTCATGCAGCGCGCGTTGGTGTTCAACGCGATCTCGCTGCTGACGTTCATCGCCGCCGTGTTTTTCCTGCTGCATCGCGGGCTGCATCTGTCCGTCGAGTTCACGGGCGGTACCGTGATCGAAGTGCAGTATCCCGGCGCCGTGCCGCTCGAACCCGTGCGCGAAACGCTGACGAAGATCGGCTACGGCGACGCTCAGGTGCAGAACTTCGGCACCTCACGCGACGTGCTGATCCGTCTGCCGCTCAAGCAGGGTTTGACGTCTGCGCAACAGAGCGATCAGGTGATGGCCTCGCTGAAAGGCCAGGACGCGGACGCGAAGCTGCAACGCGTCGAGTTCGTCGGTCCGCAGGTCGGCAAGGAACTCGCCACCGACGGCCTGCTCGCGCTCGCGTGCGTGGTCGCGGGCATCGTGATCTATCTGTCGTTCCGCTTCGAATGGAAGTACGCCGTTGCGGGCGTGATCGCGAACTTGCACGACGTCGTGATCATTCTCGGCTTCTTCGCGTTCTTCCAGTGGGAGTTCTCGCTCTCCGTGCTGGCTGCCGTGCTGGCCGTGCTCGGTTACTCGGTGAACGAATCCGTGGTTATCTTCGACCGGATTCGCGAGACCTTCCGCCGCGAACGCAAGATGAGCGTGATCGAAGTGATCAACCACGCAATCACGAGCACGATGTCGCGTACGATCATCACGCACGGCTGTACGCAGATGATGGTGCTGTCGATGTTCCTGTTCGGCGGCCCGACGCTGCACTACTTCGCACTCGCGCTGACGGTCGGTATTCTGTTCGGTATCTACTCGTCGGTGTTCGTCGCGGCGGCGCTGGCGATGTGGTTCGGCGTGAAGCGCGAAGATCTGCTGAAGGACAAGAAGGAACGTCACGATCCGAACGATCCGAACGCAGGCGCGCAGGTTTGA
- a CDS encoding MFS transporter, with translation MSSTIAASTAQRRSDTWRTVVAASIGNALEWFDLVVYGFFAVVISKLFFPAGNDTVSLLLTLGTFGVSFFMRPLGAIVLGAYADRAGRKAALTLSILLMMAGTLIIAVLPTYQSIGLAAPLILVVARLMQGFSAGGEFGSATAFLAEHVPGRRGYFASWQIASQGITTLLAAIFGAVLTSQLSPEQLNTWGWRVPFFFGLLIGPVAWYIRTKLDETPEFLAAETTQTPIRDTFASQKTRLFIGMGIVVLGTVATYLVLFMPTYAIKQLKLAPSVAFTAISLVGIIQLVFSPIIGHLSDRHGRVRIMLVPAVLLFLLICPAFSYLVAHPTFGTLLAMQILLGILMTGYFGALPGLLSEIFPVQTRTTGMSLAYNIAVTIFGGFGPFIIAWLIDATGSKIAPGFYLMLAAVVSVTALIAARRKLGFR, from the coding sequence ATGAGTTCAACGATAGCCGCGAGCACGGCGCAAAGACGTTCCGATACGTGGCGCACGGTGGTGGCCGCGTCGATCGGCAATGCGCTGGAATGGTTCGACCTCGTCGTCTACGGCTTTTTTGCCGTCGTTATTTCGAAGCTGTTTTTTCCGGCAGGCAACGATACCGTGTCGCTGCTGCTGACGCTCGGCACGTTCGGTGTATCGTTCTTCATGCGGCCGCTGGGCGCGATCGTGCTCGGCGCGTATGCGGACCGGGCAGGGCGCAAGGCCGCGCTGACGCTGTCCATTTTGTTGATGATGGCAGGCACGCTGATCATCGCCGTGCTGCCGACGTATCAGTCGATCGGCCTCGCGGCGCCGCTGATTCTCGTCGTCGCGCGTCTGATGCAGGGCTTCTCGGCGGGCGGTGAATTCGGCAGCGCGACGGCTTTTCTCGCGGAGCACGTGCCGGGACGGCGCGGCTATTTCGCCAGCTGGCAGATCGCGAGCCAGGGCATCACGACGCTGCTCGCCGCGATCTTCGGCGCGGTGCTGACGAGCCAGCTGTCGCCCGAGCAACTGAACACATGGGGCTGGCGCGTGCCGTTCTTCTTCGGGCTGCTGATCGGGCCTGTTGCGTGGTACATCCGCACGAAGCTTGACGAAACGCCTGAATTCCTCGCCGCCGAAACCACGCAGACGCCGATCCGCGATACGTTCGCGAGCCAGAAGACGCGGCTTTTTATCGGCATGGGCATCGTCGTGCTCGGCACGGTGGCGACCTATCTTGTGCTCTTTATGCCGACTTACGCGATCAAGCAGCTGAAGCTCGCGCCGTCTGTCGCGTTCACGGCGATTTCGCTGGTCGGCATCATCCAGCTGGTGTTTTCGCCGATCATCGGGCATCTGTCCGATCGTCACGGTCGCGTGCGCATCATGCTCGTGCCGGCCGTGCTGCTGTTTCTGCTGATCTGCCCGGCGTTTTCATATCTCGTCGCGCATCCGACGTTCGGCACGCTGCTGGCGATGCAGATCCTGCTCGGTATCCTGATGACGGGCTACTTCGGCGCGTTGCCGGGTTTGCTGTCGGAAATCTTCCCGGTGCAGACGCGCACAACGGGCATGTCGCTCGCCTATAACATCGCGGTGACGATCTTCGGCGGCTTCGGGCCGTTCATCATCGCGTGGCTGATCGACGCGACGGGTTCGAAAATCGCGCCGGGCTTCTATCTGATGCTCGCGGCCGTGGTGAGCGTGACCGCGCTGATTGCGGCGCGCCGGAAGCTCGGTTTCCGCTAA
- a CDS encoding YceI family protein, protein MLLIVAGALASSMAAGAFAADTYQLDPAHTYPSFEADHMGGVSTWRGKFTKSSGTVTLDRAAKTGTVEVNVDMSSVQIGNTKLDEHLRSPDFFDVAKYPTANYKGTAIKFDGDTPVAVDGQLTMKGVTKPVNLKIESFKCIQHPVLKREVCGVEATGEFNRSDFGMDFGTKYGFSMKTVLHIQAEGIKQ, encoded by the coding sequence ATGCTTTTGATTGTGGCCGGCGCGCTGGCGTCGTCGATGGCGGCGGGCGCATTTGCCGCCGATACCTATCAGCTCGATCCCGCTCACACCTATCCGAGTTTCGAGGCGGATCACATGGGCGGCGTGTCGACGTGGCGCGGCAAGTTCACGAAGAGTTCGGGCACGGTGACGCTCGACCGCGCGGCGAAGACGGGCACGGTCGAAGTGAACGTCGACATGTCGTCGGTGCAGATCGGCAATACCAAGCTCGACGAGCATCTGCGTTCGCCCGATTTCTTCGACGTCGCGAAATATCCGACGGCGAACTACAAGGGCACGGCGATTAAGTTCGACGGCGACACACCCGTTGCCGTCGACGGCCAGCTGACGATGAAAGGCGTCACGAAGCCGGTGAATCTGAAGATCGAGTCGTTCAAATGCATTCAGCATCCCGTGCTCAAGCGCGAGGTGTGCGGCGTCGAGGCGACGGGCGAATTCAATCGCTCGGACTTCGGCATGGACTTCGGCACGAAATACGGTTTCAGCATGAAGACGGTGCTGCACATTCAGGCCGAGGGCATCAAACAGTAA
- a CDS encoding YceI family protein, which produces MKASFYRYMLAAFAAASLVASGGAFAQVDMGKSTVTAISKQMNVPVEGKFNKFTAQIAFDPAKPAAGTAQVTVDTSSYDLGDESYNEQVRGKEWFDSKTFPTATFVSSAIAPAGNNQFKVTGKLTMKGKSQTVVVPVTVTKQGAAQVYDGAVTVKRSQFDIGTGEWKDTSVVADDVTIKFHIVAASK; this is translated from the coding sequence ATGAAGGCATCGTTTTATCGCTACATGCTCGCCGCGTTTGCGGCTGCGTCGCTGGTTGCGTCGGGCGGCGCGTTCGCGCAGGTCGACATGGGCAAGAGCACGGTCACGGCGATCTCGAAACAGATGAACGTGCCCGTCGAAGGCAAGTTCAACAAGTTCACCGCGCAGATCGCGTTCGATCCTGCAAAACCGGCGGCGGGCACCGCGCAGGTTACCGTCGATACGTCGAGCTACGATCTCGGCGACGAAAGCTATAACGAGCAGGTGCGCGGCAAGGAATGGTTCGATTCGAAGACATTCCCGACTGCAACCTTCGTTTCCAGCGCGATTGCGCCCGCGGGCAACAACCAGTTCAAGGTGACGGGCAAGCTGACCATGAAGGGCAAGTCGCAGACGGTCGTCGTGCCCGTCACGGTGACGAAGCAGGGCGCTGCGCAGGTCTATGACGGCGCGGTGACTGTCAAGCGTTCGCAGTTCGATATCGGCACGGGCGAATGGAAGGACACGTCGGTGGTCGCGGACGACGTGACGATCAAGTTCCATATCGTCGCCGCGAGCAAGTGA
- a CDS encoding cytochrome b, producing the protein MAHTSSFRSFSDRGSSYTSTAIALHWLIALLIVCGFSLGWVMTDIPGFTPTKLKYFSWHKWIGVTVFALVIIRILWRATHTVPPMPSHMPAWQRGVAHLTHFLLYVLMVAIPVSGYLYSSAANVPVVYLGLVPLPRLIAPDPHLKEVLKAVHITLNYTLLVLVALHVVAALKHQILDRDGLLSRMIPFLK; encoded by the coding sequence ATGGCACACACCTCTTCGTTTCGTTCGTTCTCCGATCGCGGCTCGTCGTATACATCGACAGCCATCGCGCTGCACTGGCTCATCGCGCTTCTGATCGTCTGCGGTTTCTCGCTCGGCTGGGTGATGACGGACATCCCCGGCTTCACGCCGACCAAGCTCAAGTACTTCTCGTGGCATAAGTGGATCGGCGTGACGGTGTTCGCGCTGGTCATCATCCGCATTCTCTGGCGCGCGACGCACACCGTGCCGCCGATGCCTTCGCACATGCCCGCGTGGCAGCGCGGCGTCGCGCATCTGACGCACTTCCTGCTGTACGTGCTGATGGTCGCGATTCCCGTGTCGGGCTATCTGTACAGCTCGGCGGCCAACGTGCCCGTCGTCTATCTTGGCCTCGTGCCGCTGCCGCGTCTGATCGCGCCCGATCCGCATCTCAAGGAAGTGCTGAAGGCCGTTCACATCACGCTCAACTACACGCTGCTCGTGCTCGTCGCGCTGCATGTCGTCGCGGCGCTCAAGCATCAGATTCTCGATCGCGACGGCCTGCTGTCGCGCATGATCCCGTTCCTCAAATAA
- a CDS encoding paraquat-inducible protein A codes for MEHDHLIACHECDALFQKPRLGRGRIARCQRCGAMLYWSASGRLDGITAMTVAALITFLIAQGFPIVELETNGITSQTSLLGAIVALWDEEMQIVAIMVFCSTVLFPLTELLALLYLLIPIRAGVVPPFFNAVLRAIQFVRPWGMIEVFMLGVLVTMVKMVSLARVIPEAAMFAFGALTLMFVVVVTFDPRTLWDVAEGLGVLQARRERHAREEEEREARAHDRHDGRGDDNGANAPDVDGPTAPHRG; via the coding sequence ATGGAACATGACCATCTGATTGCCTGTCACGAGTGCGACGCGCTGTTCCAGAAACCGCGCCTTGGACGCGGACGCATCGCGCGCTGCCAGCGATGCGGCGCGATGCTGTACTGGAGCGCATCGGGCCGGCTGGACGGCATCACGGCCATGACGGTCGCCGCGCTGATCACGTTTCTGATCGCGCAGGGTTTCCCGATCGTTGAACTGGAAACCAACGGCATTACCTCGCAGACCAGTCTGCTCGGCGCCATCGTCGCGCTGTGGGACGAGGAGATGCAGATCGTCGCGATCATGGTGTTCTGCTCGACCGTGCTCTTCCCGCTCACCGAGCTGCTCGCGCTGCTCTATCTGCTGATCCCGATTCGCGCGGGCGTCGTGCCGCCGTTCTTCAACGCCGTGCTGCGCGCGATCCAGTTCGTGCGGCCGTGGGGCATGATCGAAGTGTTCATGCTCGGCGTGCTCGTGACGATGGTGAAAATGGTGAGTCTCGCGCGCGTGATTCCCGAAGCCGCGATGTTCGCGTTCGGCGCGCTCACCTTGATGTTCGTCGTGGTCGTCACGTTCGATCCGCGCACGTTGTGGGACGTCGCCGAAGGGCTCGGCGTGCTGCAGGCGCGACGCGAGCGGCATGCACGCGAAGAAGAAGAGCGGGAAGCGCGCGCTCACGACCGGCATGACGGCCGTGGTGACGATAACGGCGCGAACGCGCCCGATGTCGATGGTCCCACCGCGCCGCATCGGGGATAA
- a CDS encoding paraquat-inducible protein A: MKYITASRAGLIACHACSRVQPRVRAKDPQICTRCGAIMHRRNPDSLMRTWALLIAAAVLYIPANLLPVMHTSSLLGAEDDTIMSGVVYFWTSGDWPLAMIVFIASILVPMLKLSVLALLTITAQRRSTWRPLERTKLYRIVERIGRWSMLDIFVITLTVALVRFKSLAVITAGPGALAFGSVVILTMIASMQFDPRLIWDDADNDHGGAAGQAAKPQDPKHE, from the coding sequence ATGAAATACATCACGGCCTCGCGCGCCGGTCTGATCGCCTGTCACGCGTGTTCGCGCGTGCAGCCGCGCGTGCGCGCGAAAGATCCGCAAATCTGCACGCGCTGCGGCGCGATCATGCACCGGCGCAATCCCGACAGCCTGATGCGCACCTGGGCGCTGCTGATCGCCGCTGCCGTGCTCTACATTCCCGCGAACCTGCTGCCCGTGATGCACACGTCGTCGCTGCTCGGCGCGGAGGACGACACGATCATGAGTGGCGTCGTCTACTTCTGGACCTCGGGCGACTGGCCGCTCGCGATGATCGTGTTCATCGCCAGTATTCTTGTGCCGATGCTCAAGCTGTCCGTGCTCGCGCTGCTGACCATCACGGCGCAGCGCCGCTCGACGTGGCGGCCGCTCGAACGCACGAAGCTGTACCGGATCGTCGAGCGCATCGGACGCTGGTCGATGCTCGACATCTTCGTCATCACGCTGACGGTCGCGCTGGTGCGCTTCAAGTCGCTCGCTGTTATTACTGCCGGACCGGGCGCGCTCGCGTTCGGCTCCGTCGTGATTCTCACGATGATCGCCTCGATGCAATTCGATCCGCGCCTGATCTGGGACGACGCGGACAACGACCATGGCGGCGCCGCTGGACAGGCCGCCAAACCTCAGGACCCGAAACATGAATAG